The following nucleotide sequence is from Zea mays cultivar B73 chromosome 1, Zm-B73-REFERENCE-NAM-5.0, whole genome shotgun sequence.
tctttcttttctttttctcctgcATGCAATTATATGCAAATAACCATTAGTATTATTACAGCAAGCACATGCATTCTTACGACTGATCGATGCGTGCAGCGGTTCTTGCCTTCTGAATACGGCTGCGACGTGGAGCATGTGGCGGAGCACATGGTGGAGCCGGCGAGGAGCATCCTCGGGGCCAAAGTCCGAGTCCGCCATGCTCTCAAAGCTGCAGGGATTCCACACACCATCGTCTGCAGCAACTGGGCTCAGGGCTTCCTGCTGCCAAGAGCTGGGGACCCTCAGCTGCCAGACGGTCGTCCTCCGGACACCACCGCCACCATCTTCGGCGACGGACAAGTACAAGgtatactctctctctctcctcctgcgcgcgtgcgtgcgtgcgtgtgcATGCTCCCATCATGATCATCATCGTCTTCGTTGCTATTGTTTTCAGCGACGTTCGTGAATGAGCAAGACATGAGCAGGGTGGCTATCAAAGCCGTGCAAGACCCCCGCACACTCAACAAGAAATTACACGTGTGCCCTCCAACCAATCTCTGCTCCCTCAACCAACTAGTCTCACTCTGGGAGGATAAAATCGGCAAGCCCCTCCACAGGCACTATGTTGCTGAAGAAGAGTTACTCAAGAAAATACAAGGTACTAGCTCCGTtgttctcgaatatttatcgcTCCTGTTAGTTTATTTTTCAACTAAAACATGGTAATATTGAAAAAAAAACGGACTTATATTAACCAAATAAATTTCCATGCAAATTAAAACTGTTGTTGTCTGCGTGATGCGTGGGTGTGGCAGAGTCTCCGTTTCCACTCAACTTTCAGCTGGCGATTGTGCACGCGTCGTTTATCGCTGCCGGCCGTGCCCCTAGCACCAAAAGAAACATCCACACCAAGGATAGCCATGGGGAGACGATGACACAAGGCGTGGATGATGTGGACGCAACGCAGCTGTACCCGGGCATCAGCTACATCACCGTCAAAGACTACCTGGACGCTCTCCCTCCCCACAACACACTACGATCTGACGGTTCACGACCGGACTCTAGATGATCAACCAATATGCAAGCAAGCACACGCTCACATCGTCCTCGTACCATTTTAGGAGTCTGCATAAATATATCTCCGTTTACAAATGTCACACCGTTGATTTTTTTTCAAAACTTTTATCATTCATcttatttaaaatatttattaAAAATGTAAAATTAGAAGAAGCACTAAAACaaccttaagtgataaaacaaatcacaacaAAATAAAAGTTTTTTTTAAATAAGACGAGTGGTTAAAGTTTCGAAAAAAGATAAAgtgtcatatatttgtgaacaGAGAGGGTAATAAAATAATACGGTGTGTATGTGCATGCACGGAGACGTCTGACTGAATCATTCGTCCTACCTTATACCATTTTAGATCTTGTTTGGATATAGTCGGATTCATATTAGTAGACACGTGCTAAGATGGATCGGAGTACAACTTCAACTATATACTATCTCAATGTATGTGGATTAAAGTGAACCTAACAACATCCAAATAAGGCATATAGAGTATTATCTCTCCTCTCTTTGTTTTGGGTTTTAAGTGCTCTCGAGGGTCAGATATGATGGAGAGTACTACATAATAGAAAATATTACTATATATATAATATTATGTATGTGTTTAATTTGTTATTATTTTAAAATAATACATGGGTTCTCGTGCCTAGAGCTAGAATATATTAATTGCATTGGTAAAAGATATAACAAGGATGCTATCAGCATTATTTATTCCGGTAATACGGATCAGCATATCAAGCACATGAAATCAGAAGCACATAAGGCACGAGGATTGATACGCTATGCGTAGTTTGGAGGTGATATATCTCTTTGCTTGTATGATTGATCGATTAGGGAGGCCTATTGTTCCCTATATAGTTCGAGGAATAGGATTACAAGGTCCTGATCCATTTACATATAAGTTTTTTAGTTCGttatgttggtgcctttttggggcGTCAATCACGGCGTGAGAACTGGCGGCGGTGCTCGCTGCACACGCACGGACGGTTCGCGGtcagggccagacggtccgcgacctggagcaGGGCTTAGGGTTTCCTacctgacg
It contains:
- the LOC103644139 gene encoding isoflavone reductase homolog A622-like, with translation MAPLVLKSSSSGTSILVIGGTGTIGRHLVTASLDAGHPTAVLVRPAAAAEDPAKASLLEAFKTRGASLIYGDINDAEALVAAIKQAGDVVISATGHSSPEEVESQLRIVAAIKEAGNVKRFLPSEYGCDVEHVAEHMVEPARSILGAKVRVRHALKAAGIPHTIVCSNWAQGFLLPRAGDPQLPDGRPPDTTATIFGDGQVQATFVNEQDMSRVAIKAVQDPRTLNKKLHVCPPTNLCSLNQLVSLWEDKIGKPLHRHYVAEEELLKKIQESPFPLNFQLAIVHASFIAAGRAPSTKRNIHTKDSHGETMTQGVDDVDATQLYPGISYITVKDYLDALPPHNTLRSDGSRPDSR